Proteins encoded within one genomic window of Deinococcus radiotolerans:
- a CDS encoding integrase core domain-containing protein, which produces QFAFRQDWHSMADVRAAMPDFHRWYNHERRHSALGYATPWSTLTSSANARNAA; this is translated from the coding sequence CAGTTCGCGTTCCGCCAGGACTGGCACTCGATGGCCGATGTCCGGGCGGCCATGCCGGACTTTCACCGGTGGTACAACCATGAGCGCCGTCATTCAGCGCTCGGCTACGCCACGCCCTGGTCTACACTCACCTCATCGGCGAACGCTCGTAACGCCGCTTGA